One Rhipicephalus microplus isolate Deutch F79 chromosome 4, USDA_Rmic, whole genome shotgun sequence genomic window carries:
- the Oda gene encoding ornithine decarboxylase antizyme has protein sequence MWEVVAKYCTRVADAAHGRCCATTVSLWVLGLCGAPDAPHAADVSLSSTGGSGVGSLKAPPVDNSHVRQKGGELFSRQWSEEAVRLTFRCRLTEQTEVNWETVLCQGRLYVQLPSCVLPDGSREAFVTLLEFAEEQLGCTHVLVFFNKDRTDRAGIVRTFMFLGFTALAPGHPLVPQSTSEGLLYMAYAIE, from the exons GACGCTGCTGCGCCACTACTGTATCTCTCTGGGTGCTGGGCCTCTGTGGTGCTCCTGATGCGCCCCATGCCGCCGACGTGTCGCTGTCAAGCACAGGAGGCAGCGGCGTGGGGTCTCTGAAAGCGCCCCCTGTGGACAACTCCCATGTTCGA CAGAAGGGAGGAGAGCTGTTTTCGCGGCAGTGGAGCGAGGAAGCGGTGCGGCTGACGTTCCGCTGCCGTCTGACGGAGCAGACAGAGGTCAACTGGGAAACCGTGCTGTGCCAGGGCCGGCTGTACGTGCAGCTGCCGTCCTGCGTGCTGCCCGATGGCTCCCGCGAGGCTTTTGTCACACTGCTCGAGTTTGCCGAAGAGCAGCTGGGTTGCACCCATGTCCTGGTCTTCTTCAACAAGGACCGCACCGACAGAG CTGGCATCGTGCGCACGTTTATGTTCCTGGGCTTCACTGCACTTGCCCCGGGACATCCACTCGTGCCGCAGTCAACTTCTGAAGGGCTCCTCTACATGGCGTACGCCATCGAGTGA